A region from the Paenarthrobacter aurescens genome encodes:
- the yvcK gene encoding uridine diphosphate-N-acetylglucosamine-binding protein YvcK → MGVLTGPLPLIPPKGVPGSQQKKSPSVVALGGGHGLAASLSALRLLTSELTAIVTVADDGGSSGRLREEYGVLPPGDLRMALSALCDDTDWGRTWRDVMQHRFEAGSAKGGSLDNHAMGNLLIVTLWELLGDTVAGLKWAGALLGARGQVLPMSSVPLTIEGKAQVELPDGSHELRTVRGQAKCAVAGKLEEVRLLPEAAPACVEALTAIELADWVILGPGSWYTSVLPHLLLPELRRALGDTAAKRCLTMNLDVETKETSGMTAADHLDVLRRYAPEFTVDVVLADPAAVQDIKAFEKAAAMIGAEVVLGRVGASRRRPVHDPLLLAAAYHDIFGNS, encoded by the coding sequence GTGGGAGTTCTGACGGGACCGCTGCCGCTCATACCACCCAAGGGTGTTCCGGGCAGCCAGCAGAAGAAAAGCCCCTCGGTGGTTGCCTTGGGAGGCGGTCACGGACTGGCGGCTTCGTTGTCCGCCCTTCGGCTGCTCACCTCTGAGCTGACGGCCATTGTCACGGTAGCGGACGACGGCGGCAGTTCCGGGCGTCTGCGTGAAGAGTACGGCGTCCTTCCGCCCGGGGACCTGCGGATGGCATTGAGTGCCCTCTGCGATGACACGGACTGGGGCAGGACCTGGCGCGATGTCATGCAGCACCGTTTTGAGGCCGGTTCTGCCAAGGGCGGTTCGCTGGACAACCATGCAATGGGCAATCTGCTGATCGTCACTCTGTGGGAACTGCTGGGGGACACTGTTGCCGGGCTGAAGTGGGCAGGAGCTTTGCTGGGTGCCCGCGGCCAGGTGCTGCCGATGTCCAGCGTTCCCCTCACCATTGAGGGCAAAGCCCAGGTGGAGCTGCCAGATGGCAGCCATGAGCTGCGGACGGTACGGGGACAAGCCAAATGTGCTGTGGCAGGAAAGCTCGAAGAAGTCAGGCTCCTGCCCGAGGCGGCTCCGGCCTGCGTTGAGGCTCTCACTGCAATCGAACTTGCCGATTGGGTTATCCTCGGCCCCGGTTCCTGGTACACCTCGGTGCTGCCGCATTTGCTGCTGCCCGAGCTTCGGCGCGCCTTGGGCGACACCGCCGCCAAACGATGCCTCACCATGAACCTTGACGTTGAAACCAAGGAAACTTCAGGCATGACGGCAGCGGACCACCTCGATGTCCTGCGCCGTTATGCCCCTGAGTTTACGGTTGACGTGGTTCTGGCAGATCCTGCAGCCGTGCAGGACATCAAGGCTTTTGAGAAGGCTGCTGCGATGATCGGCGCAGAAGTGGTGTTGGGTAGAGTAGGGGCGTCGAGGCGCCGCCCCGTCCATGATCCACTGCTTTTGGCAGCGGCGTACCACGATATTTTCGGGAACAGTTAG
- a CDS encoding phosphoglycerate kinase codes for MTSHTLNELIAEGVRGRYILVRSDLNVPLDGSAVTDDGRIKASLPVLKKLSDAGARVLVTAHLGRPKGTPEDKYSLKPAAARLAELADFKVQLAEDTVGDSAKGLAASLQDGEVLILENVRFDARETSKDDAERGAFADELVVLTGSNGAYVDDAFGAVHRKHASVFDVATRLPSYLGDLVHTEVEVLRKLTTDTQRPYVVVLGGSKVSDKLAVIDNLLGKADTILVGGGMLFTFLAAAGHKVAGSLLEQDQIPVVQDYLKRASDAGTAFVIPTDVVVANRFAADADHEVVKADAIEESSFGASGIGLDIGPESASAFAAQIEGAKTVFWNGPMGVFEFDAFSSGTRAIAQALTDTVAFTVVGGGDSAAAVRTLGFEDSQFGHISTGGGASLEYLEGKELPGLSVLDR; via the coding sequence ATGACATCTCACACCCTCAACGAACTCATCGCTGAAGGTGTCCGCGGGCGGTACATTCTGGTCAGAAGTGACCTGAATGTGCCGCTCGACGGCTCTGCAGTGACCGACGACGGCCGCATCAAGGCCTCTCTTCCGGTCCTCAAGAAGCTCTCGGACGCCGGTGCCCGTGTGCTCGTAACCGCCCACCTCGGACGCCCCAAGGGAACCCCCGAGGACAAGTACTCGCTGAAGCCCGCTGCTGCCCGCCTGGCGGAGCTTGCGGACTTCAAGGTCCAGTTGGCCGAAGACACAGTGGGGGACTCCGCAAAGGGGCTCGCAGCCAGCCTTCAGGACGGCGAAGTCCTCATCCTGGAAAATGTTCGATTTGATGCGCGCGAAACCAGCAAGGACGACGCCGAGCGTGGCGCGTTCGCTGACGAGCTGGTGGTGCTCACCGGAAGCAACGGCGCGTACGTCGACGACGCCTTTGGCGCTGTCCACCGCAAACACGCCAGTGTCTTCGATGTCGCTACCCGCTTGCCGTCCTACCTGGGCGATCTTGTGCACACTGAAGTAGAAGTCCTGAGGAAGCTCACCACCGATACCCAGCGTCCCTACGTCGTTGTTCTTGGCGGCTCCAAGGTTTCGGACAAGCTGGCGGTCATTGACAACCTGCTGGGCAAAGCTGACACCATCCTTGTTGGTGGCGGGATGCTCTTTACCTTCCTGGCAGCAGCCGGTCACAAGGTAGCGGGCAGTCTCCTTGAGCAGGACCAGATTCCCGTGGTCCAGGATTATCTCAAGCGGGCATCCGATGCCGGTACGGCGTTTGTGATCCCCACTGACGTGGTGGTCGCCAACCGTTTCGCTGCCGATGCTGACCACGAGGTCGTCAAGGCTGACGCGATTGAAGAAAGCAGCTTCGGCGCTTCCGGAATCGGCCTCGATATTGGCCCGGAATCAGCCTCGGCGTTTGCGGCCCAGATCGAAGGCGCCAAGACCGTCTTCTGGAACGGTCCCATGGGTGTCTTCGAGTTCGATGCCTTCTCCAGTGGTACGCGGGCTATTGCACAAGCCCTGACGGATACTGTTGCGTTCACTGTGGTTGGCGGTGGCGACTCCGCAGCAGCCGTTCGGACCCTCGGTTTCGAAGATTCGCAGTTCGGCCACATCTCCACCGGTGGCGGCGCCAGCCTGGAATACCTTGAAGGCAAGGAACTTCCCGGCCTGAGCGTTCTGGACCGCTAA
- the gap gene encoding type I glyceraldehyde-3-phosphate dehydrogenase, protein MTTRIGINGFGRIGRNYFRAALAQGADLEIVAVNDLTSPETLAHLLKYDSVGGRLAQTVEVVDGNLVVDGKSIKVLAERDPANLPWGELGVDIVIESTGFFTKAAAAQKHIDAGAKKVLISAPASDEDITIVMGVNHDLYDPAAHNIISNASCTTNCLGPLAKVVNDAFGIERGLMTTVHAYTADQNLQDGPHGDLRRARAAAINMVPTSTGAAKAIGLVLPELKGKLDGYAIRVPVPTGSATDLTVTVSREVTVEEVNAAVKAAAESEQWAGILSYTDAPIVSSDIVGDPASSIFDSGLTKVIGNQVKVVSWYDNEWGYSNRLVDLTELVASKLG, encoded by the coding sequence GTGACCACCCGTATTGGTATCAACGGCTTCGGCCGCATCGGCCGTAACTACTTCCGCGCAGCACTGGCCCAGGGCGCAGACCTTGAGATCGTGGCAGTCAACGACCTCACCAGCCCCGAGACCCTCGCGCACCTCCTGAAGTACGACTCCGTCGGTGGCCGTCTCGCCCAGACCGTGGAAGTTGTCGATGGAAACCTCGTAGTCGACGGCAAGTCCATCAAGGTCCTTGCTGAGCGCGATCCCGCCAACCTTCCCTGGGGCGAGCTTGGTGTCGACATCGTGATCGAGTCCACCGGTTTCTTCACCAAGGCCGCAGCAGCGCAGAAGCACATCGACGCCGGAGCCAAGAAGGTCCTCATCTCGGCACCAGCCAGCGACGAAGACATCACCATCGTGATGGGTGTCAACCATGATCTCTATGACCCCGCCGCGCACAACATCATCTCCAATGCCTCCTGCACCACCAACTGCCTCGGCCCGCTGGCCAAGGTTGTCAATGACGCCTTCGGCATCGAGCGCGGCCTGATGACCACGGTCCACGCCTACACAGCTGACCAGAACCTGCAGGACGGCCCGCACGGGGATCTTCGCCGCGCCCGCGCTGCCGCGATCAACATGGTTCCCACGTCCACCGGTGCCGCCAAGGCTATTGGGCTGGTTCTGCCCGAGCTCAAGGGCAAGCTGGATGGTTACGCCATCCGCGTCCCCGTCCCCACGGGTTCGGCAACTGACCTCACGGTCACTGTTTCCCGCGAGGTCACGGTGGAAGAAGTCAATGCCGCTGTGAAGGCAGCAGCCGAGTCCGAACAGTGGGCCGGCATCCTGTCTTACACGGACGCCCCGATCGTCTCCTCTGACATCGTCGGCGACCCCGCTTCGTCCATCTTCGATTCCGGCCTGACCAAGGTCATCGGCAACCAGGTCAAGGTTGTTTCCTGGTATGACAACGAGTGGGGCTACTCCAACCGCCTCGTAGACCTCACGGAGCTCGTCGCATCCAAGCTGGGCTAG
- the secG gene encoding preprotein translocase subunit SecG, translating to MDVLQVILQILLGITSLLLTLLILLHKGRGGGLSDMFGGGMSSGLSSSGVAERNLNRFTIILGITWGAVIIGLGLIMRFTSGGDS from the coding sequence GTGGACGTTCTTCAAGTCATTCTGCAGATTCTGCTGGGCATCACCAGCCTTCTGCTGACGCTGCTCATCCTCCTGCACAAGGGACGTGGCGGCGGTTTGTCCGACATGTTCGGTGGCGGAATGAGCTCCGGATTGAGTTCGTCCGGCGTAGCCGAGCGCAACCTGAACCGCTTCACCATCATTCTTGGCATCACCTGGGGTGCTGTGATCATCGGCTTGGGCCTGATCATGCGATTTACCTCTGGTGGCGACTCCTAG
- the whiA gene encoding DNA-binding protein WhiA produces MALTASVKDELSRLDIKKSSVRKAEVSAMLRFAGGLHIISGRIVIEAEVDLASTARRLRAAIAEVYGHQSEIIVVSGGGLRRGSRYVVRVVRDGEALARQTGLLDGRGRPVRGLPSTVVNGSAADAEAVWRGAFLAHGSLTEPGRSSSLEVTCPGPESALALVGAARRLGIQAKAREVRGVDRVVIRDGDTIAALLTRMGAHDALMVWEERRMRKEVRATANRLANFDDANLRRSAQAAVAAGARVDRALEILGDDVPDHLKYAGELRVAHKQASLDELGRLADPPMTKDAIAGRIRRLLAMADKRAVDLGIPGTEANVTPEMMDE; encoded by the coding sequence ATGGCACTTACTGCGTCGGTCAAGGACGAACTGTCCCGGCTGGACATCAAGAAATCTTCTGTCCGTAAGGCGGAAGTTTCAGCAATGCTGCGTTTTGCGGGCGGATTGCACATTATTTCGGGACGGATCGTCATTGAGGCTGAAGTGGACTTGGCCTCCACCGCACGCCGTCTCCGGGCAGCGATCGCCGAGGTTTACGGGCATCAGAGCGAAATAATCGTTGTTTCCGGCGGAGGTTTGCGCCGGGGGAGCCGTTATGTAGTCCGGGTTGTTCGTGACGGTGAGGCACTGGCCCGGCAGACCGGCTTGCTGGACGGCCGTGGGCGTCCTGTCCGGGGCCTTCCGTCAACGGTGGTCAACGGCTCCGCTGCCGACGCCGAGGCCGTGTGGCGGGGCGCATTCCTTGCCCATGGCTCCCTGACTGAACCGGGACGATCCTCTTCCCTGGAAGTGACATGCCCCGGACCGGAATCCGCGCTGGCACTCGTGGGTGCAGCCCGCCGCCTCGGGATTCAGGCAAAGGCCCGCGAAGTACGCGGTGTTGACCGCGTGGTTATCCGCGACGGCGACACCATCGCCGCTCTGCTCACGCGCATGGGTGCCCACGATGCCCTCATGGTGTGGGAGGAACGGCGCATGCGGAAGGAAGTTCGGGCAACGGCCAACAGGCTTGCCAATTTTGATGACGCCAACCTGCGTCGCTCTGCGCAAGCGGCTGTGGCAGCGGGCGCCCGGGTGGACCGTGCGTTGGAGATCCTGGGCGATGACGTCCCTGACCACCTCAAGTACGCCGGGGAGCTGCGGGTGGCCCACAAGCAGGCGAGCCTGGACGAACTGGGCCGGCTCGCTGATCCGCCCATGACCAAAGACGCCATAGCGGGCCGGATCCGCCGACTCCTGGCCATGGCGGACAAGCGTGCTGTGGATTTGGGAATTCCCGGGACTGAGGCAAATGTGACTCCTGAAATGATGGACGAGTAG
- a CDS encoding superoxide dismutase, whose translation MTEYVLPELGYDYAALEPHISAKIMELHHSKHHAAYVAGANNALSQLADAREKNDFANINRLSKDLAFHTGGHINHSVFWNNISPDGGDKPEGELAAAIDDAFGSFDAFRAQFSAAALGLQGSGWAFLAYEPIGGNLLIEQLYDQQGNVAVGTTPLLMLDMWEHAFYLDYVNVKADYVKAFWNIVNWADVAKRFEAARANATGLIVL comes from the coding sequence GTGACAGAGTACGTTCTGCCCGAGCTCGGCTACGACTACGCAGCACTCGAGCCGCACATTTCGGCGAAGATCATGGAGCTGCACCACAGCAAGCACCATGCGGCATATGTTGCAGGCGCCAACAACGCCCTCTCCCAGCTGGCCGATGCCCGCGAAAAGAATGATTTCGCCAACATCAACCGTCTTTCCAAGGATCTCGCGTTCCACACTGGCGGACACATCAACCACTCAGTGTTCTGGAACAACATCTCCCCGGACGGCGGCGACAAGCCCGAGGGTGAACTGGCTGCTGCGATCGACGACGCCTTTGGTTCCTTCGATGCTTTCCGTGCCCAGTTCAGCGCGGCTGCCTTGGGCCTGCAGGGTTCCGGTTGGGCTTTCCTGGCCTACGAGCCCATCGGTGGAAACCTGCTCATTGAGCAGCTCTACGATCAGCAGGGCAATGTTGCAGTGGGCACCACCCCGCTGCTGATGCTGGACATGTGGGAGCACGCCTTCTACCTGGACTACGTCAACGTCAAGGCTGACTACGTTAAGGCGTTCTGGAACATCGTCAATTGGGCAGACGTCGCCAAGCGCTTCGAAGCCGCCCGCGCCAACGCCACGGGACTCATCGTTCTCTAA
- the rapZ gene encoding RNase adapter RapZ: MDEATAGSGTEQDGLTPVKPPEAELLVVTGMSGAGRSTASDALEDHGWYVVDNLPPQMLGTLAEIVSHAPKSIPKLAVVVDVRSKDLFTDIQTALGALSASGITFRVLFLDAKDDVLVRRFEQGRRPHPLQGGGRILDGIGIEREVLRELREHADVVLDTSDFNVHGLATAITELFSDTGPVTLRLNVMSFGFKYGLPVDANFVADARFIPNPHWVPQLRPHTGLDEDVSNYVLGAAGVQEFVDRYVRALEPVLDGYRQENKHYATLAVGCTGGKHRSVAVTMELSKRLAQYPRVTVTTTHRDLGRE; encoded by the coding sequence ATGGATGAGGCTACGGCAGGGTCCGGCACGGAGCAGGACGGCCTGACCCCCGTCAAGCCACCAGAGGCTGAATTGCTGGTGGTGACCGGCATGTCCGGTGCCGGACGCAGCACAGCCTCTGACGCCCTGGAGGACCATGGCTGGTATGTGGTGGACAACCTTCCACCGCAGATGCTGGGAACGTTGGCAGAAATTGTCTCGCACGCACCCAAGTCGATTCCCAAGCTGGCCGTTGTGGTGGATGTTCGCAGCAAGGACCTTTTCACTGACATCCAGACTGCTCTGGGCGCCCTGAGCGCGAGCGGCATCACTTTCCGCGTACTGTTCCTGGACGCCAAGGACGACGTCCTGGTACGCCGTTTCGAGCAGGGCCGTCGTCCGCACCCTCTGCAGGGAGGTGGGCGGATCCTTGACGGCATCGGAATTGAGCGCGAGGTCCTGCGGGAACTGCGCGAACACGCCGACGTCGTTTTGGACACCTCGGACTTCAACGTCCATGGCCTGGCCACTGCCATCACGGAATTGTTCAGCGATACAGGGCCAGTAACACTTCGCCTGAATGTCATGAGCTTTGGTTTCAAGTACGGGCTGCCTGTGGACGCAAACTTCGTTGCCGATGCCCGCTTCATTCCCAACCCGCACTGGGTTCCGCAGCTCCGGCCCCATACCGGGTTGGATGAGGACGTCAGCAACTATGTACTGGGAGCAGCAGGGGTCCAGGAGTTCGTTGATCGTTACGTCCGGGCGTTGGAACCCGTTCTGGACGGCTACCGCCAGGAAAACAAGCATTACGCCACGCTGGCTGTCGGCTGCACAGGCGGCAAGCACCGTTCCGTTGCTGTCACCATGGAACTTTCCAAACGCCTGGCACAATATCCCCGCGTCACCGTCACTACCACCCACCGCGACCTGGGTCGTGAATAG
- a CDS encoding glucose-6-phosphate dehydrogenase assembly protein OpcA, translated as MIVDLPDTTTSKISKKIMSLREQGGVIALGRVLTLVVVTKSGQEEDAIEAANEASREHPCRIIVLADAGAEGPDRLDAQIRVGGDAGASEVIVLRGHGHMAHESESLVAALLLPDAPIVAWWPHGAPENACETSIGRIAHRRITDSANEPDPRRALENIRATYKAGDTDLAWTRLTNWRMQLAAVFDQVDSDPVSVVAVEGASDSPSTLLLAAWLSLALEAPVTIVADPAGTGIRRVRLTRASGDVQLFRPGLSVAELTQPGQPAQRITLPRRSLKDCLAEELRRLDPDEVFGEVITMGLPLTSQRRVQTSAR; from the coding sequence ATGATTGTAGATCTTCCGGATACCACTACTTCCAAGATTTCCAAGAAGATCATGTCCCTGCGCGAGCAAGGCGGCGTGATCGCTTTGGGTCGTGTGCTGACCTTGGTGGTGGTAACGAAGTCCGGGCAGGAAGAAGACGCGATCGAAGCCGCCAACGAGGCCAGCAGGGAACACCCCTGCCGGATCATCGTCCTGGCCGACGCCGGGGCTGAAGGACCGGACCGCCTTGACGCCCAGATCCGGGTAGGTGGCGACGCCGGCGCATCCGAGGTGATCGTCCTGCGCGGGCACGGGCACATGGCCCACGAAAGCGAATCCCTCGTCGCTGCCCTGCTGCTCCCGGACGCGCCGATCGTGGCCTGGTGGCCGCACGGCGCCCCGGAAAACGCCTGCGAAACCTCCATCGGCCGGATCGCGCACCGCCGCATCACCGATTCAGCGAACGAACCGGACCCCCGCCGCGCGCTGGAAAACATCCGGGCCACGTACAAAGCCGGTGACACCGACCTCGCCTGGACCCGCCTGACCAACTGGCGCATGCAACTCGCCGCGGTCTTCGATCAGGTAGACAGTGACCCCGTCTCCGTCGTCGCCGTCGAAGGCGCTTCCGATTCTCCCAGCACGCTGCTGCTGGCCGCCTGGCTCAGCCTGGCATTGGAAGCACCCGTCACGATTGTGGCCGACCCCGCAGGCACCGGCATCCGCCGGGTCCGTCTCACACGCGCCAGCGGCGACGTTCAACTCTTCCGCCCCGGCCTGTCCGTGGCCGAACTGACCCAGCCAGGCCAACCCGCGCAACGTATCACCCTCCCGCGCCGAAGCCTCAAAGACTGCCTCGCCGAAGAACTCCGGCGCCTGGACCCCGATGAAGTCTTCGGAGAAGTGATTACGATGGGACTTCCACTTACCAGTCAGAGGAGAGTCCAGACCAGTGCACGCTGA
- a CDS encoding RNA polymerase-binding protein RbpA, which produces MVHGTPGYRGTRVGVTQGSAPRNQSDHGPGQPLPRIQVPYWCAKGHETRLVFLKLPDEQIPRIWDCPKCGAPASRDPGNPAPERPEDEIFKSHLDYVKERRSSQDAEVVLAGALDRLRARGVLPDQLLGDS; this is translated from the coding sequence ATGGTTCATGGTACGCCTGGATATCGAGGCACCCGAGTTGGTGTCACGCAGGGCTCAGCTCCTCGAAATCAGAGCGATCATGGCCCCGGACAACCACTGCCGAGGATTCAAGTCCCTTATTGGTGTGCCAAGGGACACGAGACGCGGCTCGTTTTCCTTAAGTTGCCGGACGAGCAAATACCCCGGATCTGGGATTGTCCAAAGTGCGGCGCTCCCGCATCCCGGGACCCCGGGAATCCGGCCCCCGAAAGACCGGAGGATGAGATCTTCAAATCCCACTTGGATTACGTTAAAGAAAGACGCTCCAGCCAGGATGCCGAAGTGGTCCTGGCTGGAGCGCTTGATCGGTTACGCGCCCGCGGGGTCCTTCCGGACCAATTGCTGGGGGACTCTTGA
- the pgl gene encoding 6-phosphogluconolactonase, producing the protein MHAEPRVSIHPDSKVLMAAIAARLITKLVDVQDKHGEATVVLTGGTVGIGTLKAVADSAAAPAVDWSRVNFWWGDERFVAADSDERNTRQAHQALLSHLAVDPARVHEPGSADAYATADAAAAAYAEELKAAAEAEHAADTSDTRPEQPGVLPRFDILLLGVGPDAHVASLFPEQAGIREKSRTVVGVENSPKPPSSRISLTLPAINTAQEIWMVVAGEDKAGAVGLALAGANPVQVPAAGPVGRARTLWLIDENAASRVPQQLVRKDPAGA; encoded by the coding sequence GTGCACGCTGAGCCAAGAGTAAGCATCCACCCCGACTCCAAGGTGCTGATGGCCGCAATTGCTGCGCGCCTGATCACCAAGCTTGTGGACGTCCAGGACAAACATGGTGAGGCCACGGTGGTCCTCACCGGCGGAACCGTTGGCATTGGGACCCTGAAGGCTGTGGCAGACTCCGCCGCAGCGCCAGCCGTGGATTGGTCACGGGTCAACTTCTGGTGGGGTGACGAGCGGTTTGTCGCTGCGGACAGTGACGAGAGGAACACCCGCCAAGCGCACCAGGCACTGTTGTCCCATCTGGCTGTTGATCCGGCCAGGGTTCATGAGCCCGGTTCGGCCGACGCCTATGCCACGGCTGACGCCGCCGCCGCAGCCTACGCTGAGGAACTCAAGGCAGCTGCCGAGGCTGAGCACGCAGCAGACACCTCTGACACCCGGCCTGAACAGCCCGGTGTTTTGCCCCGCTTTGACATACTGCTCCTGGGTGTAGGGCCCGATGCCCACGTAGCATCGCTCTTTCCGGAGCAAGCCGGTATTCGCGAGAAGAGCCGCACTGTGGTGGGGGTAGAGAACTCCCCCAAACCGCCGTCGTCGCGCATTTCCTTGACGCTCCCCGCCATCAACACAGCCCAGGAGATCTGGATGGTTGTGGCCGGCGAAGACAAGGCAGGAGCCGTGGGCCTGGCCCTGGCCGGAGCCAATCCCGTTCAGGTACCCGCAGCCGGCCCAGTGGGACGCGCAAGGACGCTGTGGCTTATTGACGAGAACGCAGCGTCAAGAGTCCCCCAGCAATTGGTCCGGAAGGACCCCGCGGGCGCGTAA
- the tpiA gene encoding triose-phosphate isomerase codes for MTTSANGNFVRKPFIAGNWKMNMDHVQGITLLQKLAWTLSDAKHDYSRAEVAVFPPFTDLRGVQTLVQGDELEVVYGGQDLSQFDSGAYTGDISGQFLSKLGCAYVLVGHSERRTIHNESDSVLNAKVKAAFRHGVTPVLCVGEGLEIRQAGTHVEHTLAQLRAGVEGLTAEQAAELVVAYEPVWAIGTGEVAGPEDAQEMCAAIRAELAGLFDETVAAKTRLLYGGSVKANNAAAIMAENDVDGLLVGGASLDPVEFANIVRFESHLVKD; via the coding sequence GTGACTACCTCTGCCAATGGCAACTTCGTCCGCAAGCCCTTCATCGCCGGCAACTGGAAGATGAACATGGACCACGTCCAGGGCATCACCTTGCTGCAGAAGCTGGCGTGGACACTGTCCGACGCCAAGCACGATTACAGCCGTGCAGAGGTGGCGGTGTTTCCTCCGTTTACCGATCTCCGCGGCGTCCAGACGTTGGTTCAGGGCGATGAACTGGAAGTTGTCTACGGCGGCCAGGATCTTTCCCAGTTCGACTCCGGCGCCTACACAGGTGACATCTCCGGCCAGTTCCTGAGCAAACTGGGCTGTGCCTACGTCCTGGTGGGCCACAGTGAACGCCGCACCATCCACAACGAGTCTGATTCCGTCCTGAACGCCAAGGTGAAGGCCGCTTTCCGGCACGGGGTAACCCCGGTTCTCTGCGTCGGTGAGGGCCTGGAAATCCGCCAGGCCGGCACTCACGTGGAGCACACACTGGCCCAGTTGCGCGCTGGTGTTGAAGGACTCACCGCTGAGCAGGCAGCCGAACTCGTTGTAGCCTATGAGCCCGTTTGGGCCATCGGCACCGGAGAAGTCGCAGGCCCGGAAGACGCACAGGAAATGTGCGCTGCCATCCGTGCCGAGCTCGCCGGGCTCTTCGATGAGACCGTTGCAGCCAAAACGCGCTTGCTGTACGGCGGCTCCGTCAAGGCCAACAATGCTGCCGCGATCATGGCCGAAAATGACGTTGACGGGTTGCTTGTGGGTGGCGCAAGCCTGGACCCCGTTGAGTTTGCTAACATTGTCAGGTTCGAGAGCCACCTCGTCAAAGACTAG
- the zwf gene encoding glucose-6-phosphate dehydrogenase, translating to MPETRNGTVRNPLRDPRDRRLNRIAGPSSLVFFGVTGDLARKKLMPAVYDLANRGLLPPSFALVGFGRRDWDNADFAAEVKENVKAHARTKFDEAVWEQLASGIRFVQGEFDDDDAFERLGDVLDELDETRGTRGNHGFYLSIPPKAFEQVCRQLSKHGLAQAKPGQWRRVVIEKPFGHDLESARQLNDIVESVFPADAVFRIDHYLGKETVQNILALRFANQLFEPLWNANYVDHVQITMAEDIGTGGRAGYYDGVGAARDVIQNHLLQLLALTAMEEPISFNADDLRAEKEKVLAAVKLPEDLSTHSARGQFTGGWQGGEEVLGYLDEDGIPADSKTETFAAIRVDINTRRWNGVPFYLRAGKRLGRRVTEIAVVFKRAPNLLFRDHGEDDFGQNAVVIRVQPDEGATIRFGSKVPGTQMEVRDVTMDFGYGHSFTESSPEAYERLILDVLLGEPPLFPRHQEVELSWKILDPFEEYWAGLDEQPQPYAPGSWGPASADALLARDGRTWRRP from the coding sequence ATGCCAGAAACTAGGAACGGCACAGTCCGGAATCCGTTGCGGGATCCGCGGGACCGTCGCCTGAACCGCATCGCGGGGCCGTCGTCGTTGGTGTTCTTCGGTGTTACCGGGGACCTTGCTCGTAAGAAGTTGATGCCTGCGGTCTATGACCTCGCCAACCGTGGTTTGCTCCCTCCCAGCTTCGCGTTGGTGGGCTTCGGCCGCCGCGACTGGGACAACGCCGACTTCGCCGCGGAGGTGAAGGAGAACGTGAAGGCCCACGCGCGGACGAAGTTTGACGAGGCGGTGTGGGAGCAGCTGGCTTCGGGTATCCGTTTTGTTCAGGGCGAGTTCGACGACGACGACGCGTTCGAGCGTCTTGGCGACGTCCTCGATGAGCTGGACGAGACCCGCGGCACCCGCGGTAATCATGGTTTCTACCTTTCCATCCCGCCGAAGGCGTTCGAGCAGGTGTGTCGGCAGTTGTCCAAGCACGGCCTGGCGCAGGCCAAGCCGGGTCAGTGGCGGCGTGTGGTGATTGAAAAGCCGTTTGGGCATGACCTTGAATCGGCACGGCAGCTGAACGACATTGTGGAGTCGGTGTTCCCGGCCGATGCAGTGTTCCGTATTGATCACTACCTGGGCAAGGAGACGGTCCAGAACATCCTGGCGTTGCGTTTCGCGAACCAGTTGTTCGAACCGCTCTGGAACGCCAACTACGTGGACCACGTCCAGATCACGATGGCCGAGGACATCGGCACCGGGGGCCGTGCAGGCTATTACGACGGTGTGGGCGCTGCCCGTGACGTCATCCAGAACCACCTGCTGCAGTTGCTGGCACTGACGGCCATGGAGGAGCCCATTTCCTTCAACGCCGACGACCTGCGGGCTGAGAAGGAAAAGGTCCTCGCCGCGGTCAAGCTTCCGGAGGACCTGTCCACGCACTCGGCGCGGGGTCAGTTTACCGGCGGTTGGCAGGGCGGCGAGGAAGTCCTCGGGTATTTGGACGAGGACGGTATCCCGGCTGATTCGAAGACTGAGACGTTCGCTGCGATCCGGGTGGATATCAACACCCGCCGGTGGAACGGTGTCCCGTTCTACCTCCGCGCCGGCAAGCGGCTGGGCCGCCGGGTGACCGAGATCGCGGTGGTGTTCAAGCGGGCCCCGAACCTGCTGTTCCGTGATCACGGTGAGGACGACTTCGGTCAGAACGCCGTGGTGATCAGGGTCCAGCCCGATGAGGGCGCCACGATCCGGTTCGGGTCCAAGGTCCCGGGCACGCAGATGGAAGTCCGCGATGTGACCATGGACTTCGGCTATGGCCATTCCTTCACCGAGTCCAGCCCCGAAGCCTACGAACGCCTGATCCTGGATGTGCTCCTGGGCGAGCCGCCGCTGTTCCCGCGGCATCAGGAAGTGGAGCTGTCCTGGAAGATCCTTGACCCGTTCGAGGAATACTGGGCTGGCTTGGACGAGCAACCGCAACCTTACGCACCGGGCAGTTGGGGGCCGGCTTCGGCCGATGCTTTGCTGGCCCGTGACGGACGAACCTGGAGAAGGCCATGA